In a genomic window of Zingiber officinale cultivar Zhangliang chromosome 9B, Zo_v1.1, whole genome shotgun sequence:
- the LOC122023755 gene encoding probable alkaline/neutral invertase D has product MNGFKGPGLRKVGSHSSLSDADDHDLSRLHDRHILSLDRQRSCDERSMNELSISVRAIDSHDSVYSPGGMRSGFSTPSSSCRNPFEPHPIIAEAWEALRRSIVYFKGEPVGTIAAFDHASEEVLNYDQVFVRDFVPSALAFLMNGEPDIVKNFLLKTVYLQGWEKRIDRFKLGEGAMPASFKVLHDPVRRIDNLVADFGESAIGRVAPVDSGFWWIILLRAYTKSTGDLTLAESAECQKGIRLILALCLSEGFDTFPTLLCADGCSMIDRRMGIYGYPIEIQALFFMALRCALAMLKHDTEGKEFVEPIVKRLHALSYHMRSYFWLDFQQLNDIYRYKTEEYSHTAVNKFNVIPDSIPDWVFDFMPTRGGYFIGNVSPARMDFRWFALGNCVAILSSLATPEQSMAVMDLIEERWEELVGEMPLKVTYPAIENHEWRIVTGCDPKNTRWSYHNGGSWPVLLWLLTAACIKTGRPQIARRAIELAETRLLKDSWPEYYDGKSGRYVGKQARKFQTWSIAGYLVAKMMLEDPSHAGMVSLEEDKAMKPLIKRSASWTCPDPAN; this is encoded by the exons ATGAACGGGTTCAAGGGACCAGGGCTGCGGAAGGTAGGGTCCCATTCATCGCTGTCAGACGCCGACGACCATGACCTCTCCCGGCTGCACGACCGGCATATTCTTAGCCTTGATCGGCAGAGATCATGCGACGAGAGGTCGATGAACGAGCTCTCCATAAGTGTCCGGGCGATCGATAGCCATGACAGTGTGTACTCGCCGGGAGGGATGAGGTCCGGATTCAGCACGCCGTCGTCGTCGTGCCGGAACCCTTTCGAGCCACATCCCATTATTGCGGAGGCTTGGGAGGCCCTCAGAAGGTCCATTGTCTACTTCAAAGGAGAGCCTGTTGGGACCATTGCAGCTTTCGATCACGCATCTGAAGAAGTCCTCAATTATGACCAG GTGTTTGTTCGAGATTTTGTACCAAGTGCGTTGGCTTTTCTAATGAATGGAGAGCCCGACATTGTTAAGAATTTCCTTTTGAAGACTGTCTACCTTCAAGGGTGGGAGAAGAGGATAGATCGTTTCAAGCTTGGGGAAGGTGCGATGCCAGCAAGCTTCAAGGTGCTGCATGATCCTGTTAGGAGAATTGATAATCTAGTGGCAGATTTTGGAGAGAGTGCAATTGGAAGAGTTGCACCTGTTGACTCTGGATTCTGGTGGATTATTCTTCTGCGTGCTTATACAAAATCAACTGGGGATTTAACCCTTGCAGAGTCAGCTGAATGCCAAAAGGGTATAAGGCTTATATTAGCTTTATGTCTGTCGGAAGGTTTTGATACATTTCCAACCCTGCTCTGCGCTGATGGTTGTTCAATGATTGATCGAAGAATG GGCATTTATGGGTATCCTATCGAAATCCAAGCACTTTTCTTCATGGCATTGAGGTGTGCTCTGGCAATGCTCAAACATGATACTGAGGGAAAGGAATTTGTTGAGCCGATAGTGAAACGTTTACACGCTTTGAGTTATCACATGAGAAGCTACTTTTGGCTTGATTTCCAGCAGCTAAATGACATTTACCGATACAAAACTGAAGAATATTCTCATACAGCAGTGAACAAGTTCAATGTAATACCAGATTCAATTCCAGATTGGGTGTTTGATTTTATGCCTACTCGTGGTGGTTACTTTATCGGAAATGTGAGTCCTGCGAGAATGGATTTTCGATGGTTTGCATTGGGTAACTGTGTGGCTATTTTGTCATCTCTTGCTACACCTGAGCAATCTATGGCAGTGATGGATCTCATTGAAGAACGTTGGGAAGAGTTAGTCGGAGAGATGCCACTTAAGGTTACTTATCCCGCCATTGAGAACCACGAGTGGAGGATAGTTACAGGTTGTGACCCCAAGAACACCAGATGGAGTTACCACAATGGAGGATCTTGGCCAG TGCTTCTATGGCTGCTCACTGCAGCCTGTATAAAGACTGGTCGACCACAGATTGCTCGAAGAGCAATAGAGCTCGCAGAAACCAGGCTGCTGAAAGATAGCTGGCCTGAATATTATGATGGTAAGAGTGGAAGGTATGTAGGTAAACAAGCAAGGAAATTCCAGACATGGTCCATAGCTGGTTATTTGGTAGCCAAGATGATGCTGGAAGACCCATCCCATGCTGGGATGGTCTCTCTGGAAGAGGACAAGGCCATGAAACCTCTAATAAAGAGATCAGCTTCATGGACTTGCCCAGATCCTGCAAATTGA
- the LOC122023756 gene encoding pentatricopeptide repeat-containing protein At2g20540-like has translation MRIPSLAIREMEDQVVPTLRNCTGLAKLKQVHARIVVSSLSQSCYLSTRIISICSAIGRLDYATLVFNQVEQPNVFLYNELIKNYAKNNLFKEAIDLYRRMLKQDGLFADRFTYPFVIKACAGLAALHLGKQLHARVSRSCLMSNSIIQNSLIEMYTRSDDLISAHCLFDEMADRDVISWNMLITAHARLGQMRKARNMFNRMPERTVVSWTALISGYTSIGCYSDAIEAFSEMQSEGLEPDDISIVSVLPACAHLGALELGKWIHAFCSKHRLLEKTFICNALMEMYAKCGNIDQARQIFDSLRIRDVISWSTMISGLATHGRAFDAIKLFMEMENDTRVRPNCITFLGLLSACSHAGLVDEGMQYFSSMKNVYGIDPEIEHYGCMVDLLGRAGCIRRAMELVNGMPFTPDVSIWGSLLSSCKTHGDLKTAVNVTERLLELEPEDTGNYVLLSNIYAAAGRWDAVAKMRKLVRSMNMKKTPGCSLIEVNNVVQEFVAGDESNPLFIDLWPILDLLSSELSRTQIIRTLSTEQMKLMDLHQEEDDPSIAVL, from the coding sequence ATGAGAATTCCAAGCTTGGCCATCAGGGAAATGGAGGACCAGGTCGTCCCCACTCTGAGGAACTGCACTGGGCTTGCGAAATTGAAGCAAGTCCATGCTCGCATTGTGGTATCTTCCCTCTCCCAAAGTTGTTACCTTTCGACCAGAATCATAAGCATTTGCAGCGCCATCGGAAGGCTGGACTACGCGACGCTAGTATTCAACCAGGTGGAGCAACCCAACGTCTTCTTGTACAACGAATTGATAAAAAACTACGCCAAAAATAACCTTTTTAAGGAGGCAATCGATCTCTACAGGCGGATGCTGAAGCAAGATGGCCTTTTTGCGGATCGATTCACCTATCCCTTTGTTATCAAAGCTTGCGCCGGCCTGGCGGCTCTGCATCTCGGCAAGCAACTTCACGCCCGTGTTTCTAGGTCATGTTTGATGTCCAATTCTATCATTCAGAACTCTTTGATTGAAATGTACACTAGGAGCGATGATTTAATCAGCGCACATTGCCTGTTCGACGAAATGGCGGATAGAGATGTGATATCTTGGAATATGCTAATCACGGCCCATGCTCGGTTGGGGCAGATGAGGAAAGCTAGAAATATGTTCAACCGAATGCCCGAGAGAACAGTAGTCTCATGGACCGCGTTGATCTCTGGTTACACCTCCATCGGTTGCTACTCTGATGCTATAGAGGCCTTCAGTGAGATGCAGTCAGAAGGCCTGGAACCGGATGACATTAGCATCGTGTCAGTATTACCGGCATGTGCTCACTTGGGAGCTCTGGAGTTGGGCAAGTGGATACATGCCTTCTGTAGTAAGCACAGGTTGCTGGAGAAGACATTCATATGCAATGCCCTCATGGAGATGTATGCTAAATGTGGAAACATTGACCAAGCCCGTCAGATATTCGACAGTTTGCGAATAAGAGATGTGATCTCGTGGAGCACAATGATCAGTGGGCTTGCAACACATGGGAGGGCGTTTGATGCAATCAAGTTGTTTATGGAAATGGAGAATGATACGAGAGTGAGGCCAAATTGCATTACATTTCTTGGGCTTTTATCTGCCTGTTCTCATGCTGGATTAGTGGATGAGGGAATGCAGTACTTCAGTTCAATGAAGAATGTCTATGGTATTGATCCTGAAATTGAGCATTATGGTTGCATGGTGGATCTCCTTGGTCGAGCAGGGTGCATTCGTCGTGCTATGGAACTTGTAAATGGCATGCCATTTACACCTGATGTTAGCATCTGGGGTTCTTTGCTTAGTTCTTGTAAAACCCATGGAGATCTCAAAACAGCTGTAAATGTGACAGAGAGGCTACTTGAGCTTGAACCAGAGGACACTGGCAACTATGTGTTGCTTTCAAACATTTATGCTGCTGCAGGAAGGTGGGATGCTGTCGCTAAGATGAGGAAATTAGTGAGAAGCATGAATATGAAGAAGACACCAGGCTGCAGCCTGATTGAGGTGAACAATGTGGTTCAGGAGTTTGTTGCTGGAGATGAATCAAACCCACTTTTTATTGATTTATGGCCAATTCTTGATTTGTTGTCCTCGGAGCTATCAAGAACTCAAATTATAAGAACACTGTCGACAGAGCAGATGAAGCTTATGGATTTGCATCAGGAAGAGGACGACCCTTCCATAGCAGTGCTGTGA